From Sinorhizobium sp. RAC02, a single genomic window includes:
- a CDS encoding ABC transporter permease, whose protein sequence is MVLSAAKPLIRRHTEIGIFLIGAILIVIFASTSDGRWANLYNIGTIMQVTATLGLMSLGVAIVIGTGEIDISVGSTFGMGALAYLWLAARVDPVFAALAAIVVGAAIGYVNGWLITRTKTPSLIITLGTLMIFRGVAIALTDGFSFSIPYAARNGWTYFLLGGGDFLGFNTALFWLIAVFAILFVVLKAMPFGNRLLAVGGSADSAHSRGVRVERIKLSAFVICGMLAAFAGALEAGKLGFADGSMGRLMELQAIASCVLGGCLLAGGRISLIGALMGAFVLSSIQSYLVVTGVQPQWFILILGLIVVGAAYGDKSLRNWAIRK, encoded by the coding sequence ATGGTGCTCTCCGCGGCAAAACCCCTCATTCGCCGCCACACGGAAATCGGCATCTTCCTGATCGGCGCCATCCTGATCGTCATTTTCGCATCGACCTCGGACGGGCGTTGGGCCAACCTCTACAATATCGGAACCATCATGCAGGTGACCGCGACGCTCGGGCTGATGAGCCTCGGTGTCGCCATCGTGATCGGGACCGGCGAAATCGACATTTCGGTCGGCTCGACCTTCGGCATGGGTGCGCTCGCCTATCTTTGGCTTGCCGCCCGTGTCGATCCCGTGTTTGCCGCTTTGGCTGCGATCGTGGTTGGCGCGGCTATCGGTTATGTGAACGGCTGGCTCATCACCAGGACAAAGACACCCTCGCTGATCATCACTCTTGGCACCCTGATGATCTTTCGTGGCGTCGCGATCGCGCTGACGGACGGCTTTTCGTTTTCCATTCCCTATGCAGCGCGAAACGGCTGGACCTACTTTCTTCTTGGCGGGGGCGATTTTCTCGGCTTCAATACCGCTCTGTTCTGGTTGATCGCGGTCTTTGCTATTCTCTTCGTCGTCCTGAAGGCTATGCCATTCGGCAACCGGCTGCTGGCCGTCGGCGGCTCGGCGGACAGTGCGCATTCGCGCGGTGTGCGTGTCGAGCGCATCAAGCTGTCCGCATTCGTCATCTGCGGTATGCTCGCCGCCTTTGCCGGCGCGCTTGAGGCTGGAAAGCTCGGATTTGCCGATGGATCCATGGGGAGACTGATGGAGTTGCAGGCCATTGCCTCCTGTGTTCTGGGCGGCTGCCTGCTGGCTGGCGGGCGGATCTCGCTGATCGGAGCCCTGATGGGTGCATTCGTCCTGTCCTCCATTCAGTCCTATCTGGTCGTCACCGGTGTTCAGCCGCAATGGTTCATTCTCATTCTCGGCCTCATCGTCGTCGGGGCGGCCTATGGCGACAAGTCGCTCCGGAACTGGGCGATCCGCAAGTAG